The Rhizobium leguminosarum nucleotide sequence CTGAGTCACCAGCGCTTTATAACGCCGCGGCGGATGGATGGTTCCGAGAAACAGCCTCAAATTTTCAGACGGCCTTGACCTGCGGGTAGAACCTCTCGCCGACACGCTCAGCAGCGGCATAGGCCTGCGAGACGATCTCCGGCACGAGATCGATATCGGGCAGGCTGCCGAGGCCGAGCGGGCCAACGGCAAAGAGCCCGGCGACCGTCGAACCGTCCTCTAGGAAGGGCTCGCCGCGCGCATTGACCGCCAGGCCAAGCGAGAGCTCGTCCGGCATGGCAAGCCCGGCGGAAAGCAGGCTCTGCATCAGCGGCGCTGAAAGATCAGGCGCCTGACAGCGGCAATCGATGATGCGCTCGGCATGGATGATCTCCTCGGCAGCGGAACCGGCCGGCGTGAAGAACAGGCCGCTCAAGCCCCGGCGGCCAGCCCGACCACGGCGCAGCACCGTACGGCCTTCGGCGAGCTCGCGTTTCAGCCGCAGGTGCATGGCCTCCGGCAGGCGGTTGCGATGGCTGTCGTAGATTGCTCTGAGGTGGCGGTTGAACTGATGCTTGTCGCGGGCCGGCAGCGAGCGCCAAAGCGAGCGGGCATGTTTTCTGAGGCCGTTCATCACCGATTGCCAGCTTCGCCCTGCTTCCTCCGCCTCGCGGCAGGCTTCACGGATAAAGCGCACGATCTCCGGCAGGCTCTGCGGCAGCGTTTCGGCCGGGAACACCGGATCGGCGGAATTCGGCGTATGACTCTGGGGCAGGAAGCCGCGCCTTGAAATGATCGTCACCTGGCCCGCGTAACCGGAATCGCGTAGCTGCAGCAGCTGGTCGACGACGCGGATGCCGCTGCCGAGCAGCACCGCATGCGGCCGCGCGACGAGGCGCTGGGCCCTGACCGGGGAAGCCTCCTCACCGCCGGCATCCGGCACCGTCAGGCCGTAGCCAGTGGCGAG carries:
- a CDS encoding FAD/NAD(P)-binding protein, giving the protein MTVQGLFSARANAAAQISAVPRIAIVGRGFSGMMTAIALMKTVRTPFHLQLFDPNSSVSGGQALASAHSSTILNTRVRDLSVSVGDNDDFNDWLCSNAAFRAAVPAAIPGFRQIFVPKEIFSDYVYQRFSEALAARRDITVQVCNDPVVAIRRSHGNRFLLESANPANPLFDTVILATGYGLTVPDAGGEEASPVRAQRLVARPHAVLLGSGIRVVDQLLQLRDSGYAGQVTIISRRGFLPQSHTPNSADPVFPAETLPQSLPEIVRFIREACREAEEAGRSWQSVMNGLRKHARSLWRSLPARDKHQFNRHLRAIYDSHRNRLPEAMHLRLKRELAEGRTVLRRGRAGRRGLSGLFFTPAGSAAEEIIHAERIIDCRCQAPDLSAPLMQSLLSAGLAMPDELSLGLAVNARGEPFLEDGSTVAGLFAVGPLGLGSLPDIDLVPEIVSQAYAAAERVGERFYPQVKAV